In Paenibacillus sp. FSL R7-0345, a single window of DNA contains:
- a CDS encoding ABC transporter substrate-binding protein: protein MKKSGTWYGSVVLLLSLSLVTILSGCSSKGDAAASGEAGGSQPAALKIKIADTNTNPVFRVAADKGFFKNHNIDAEIVTFASPAEGVNALFIKQVDVAYGADFPVLNAVSKGGYSIIASAGQATDQAAAAWKLYVRDDIQSAADLKGKNLSFIRGTFIPYLWDEYLKEQGVALSDVTLTGQGGFDEAFIALKQGDIDAAWVIGSALVDKLAALENVHELSDMSKTPVRLGMGIVSSDDFISANPDGIGNFLAAVDEASAYAQEHPEEVADLMYDEVKQPKENTLKDLPLNPWIIGFTPAAYDSLAGQKEYMISAGIIEKDFDLKATIHLGPLKKVLPDTVTYGE from the coding sequence TTGAAAAAATCAGGAACCTGGTACGGATCCGTTGTTCTGCTCTTATCCCTTTCCCTTGTTACTATCCTTTCCGGCTGCAGCTCCAAAGGTGATGCGGCCGCGTCCGGAGAGGCAGGCGGCAGCCAGCCTGCAGCCCTGAAGATCAAAATCGCCGACACCAACACCAATCCGGTGTTCCGGGTGGCGGCGGACAAGGGCTTTTTCAAAAATCATAACATTGATGCGGAAATTGTCACCTTTGCCTCACCGGCTGAGGGGGTAAACGCCCTGTTCATCAAACAGGTGGATGTAGCTTACGGCGCGGACTTTCCGGTGCTGAACGCGGTATCCAAGGGCGGGTATTCTATCATTGCTTCAGCGGGGCAGGCCACCGATCAGGCGGCTGCAGCCTGGAAGCTGTACGTAAGGGATGATATCCAGTCGGCGGCTGATCTGAAAGGCAAGAACCTCAGCTTCATCCGCGGCACTTTTATCCCGTACCTGTGGGATGAATACCTGAAGGAGCAGGGCGTTGCGCTGAGTGATGTGACGCTGACCGGACAGGGCGGTTTTGACGAAGCTTTTATTGCCCTGAAGCAGGGGGATATTGATGCAGCCTGGGTTATCGGATCGGCGCTCGTTGACAAGCTGGCGGCTCTTGAGAATGTGCATGAGCTGAGCGATATGTCCAAAACACCGGTACGGCTCGGTATGGGCATCGTGAGCAGTGACGATTTCATTTCAGCTAACCCGGATGGGATCGGCAATTTCCTGGCGGCGGTTGATGAAGCATCGGCCTATGCCCAGGAGCATCCTGAAGAAGTGGCTGACCTCATGTATGACGAAGTGAAGCAGCCCAAGGAAAATACACTGAAGGATCTGCCGCTCAATCCATGGATTATCGGCTTTACTCCCGCTGCTTATGACAGCCTGGCCGGACAGAAGGAATATATGATCAGTGCGGGAATCATCGAGAAGGATTTTGACCTGAAGGCTACGATCCATCTCGGCCCGCTTAAAAAAGTGCTGCCGGATACCGTGACTTACGGAGAGTAA
- a CDS encoding UvrD-helicase domain-containing protein, which yields MNKLLFHNIPLGASGERIPQAAIASARTSRETVKPGEGDAAYFRRLEEGGILLNPPQIAAVRHHEGPLLTLAGAGSGKTSVLICRTGYLLSVRGISPSRMLLLTFSSKAAAEMRERIAVLPGVAEGDAARLQARTFHSFFLYFLRRQGLRQDIFHETRRQHILLKQIMRELGLPKDAYPPETLLALLSSCKMNMRDAVTLPETNTAEQEMKAILTRYEQWKLDHNKMDFDDVLLIAYKMLLDQPHLLQDLQQKFQYVMVDEFQDTNELQYELVKMIAYPHNNLMVVGDDDQTIYSFNGARSEFILEFEKLYPGAKVITLDINYRSGPAIIGLGNGIIRHNLRRRSKTLQAARNGGAQPRYLRPQTADEEAEQIVEHILSEIGSGKREYRDFTLLYRASSSNRAVLELLLLRDIPYIDYGEGQLLYEHWLILPVLDHLRLSLNRRDFAAMESILPTLYMSRETGMEHIRRMEAVQPKQGPLIHLLSLPGMEDFKGTKLRERLELIRGLAVLTPLQAIRRIRTSFYDYFIEANERHQATLHRETLKEMLDELETSAERFDSVPAFLEFIASITERNELSRQSGLKEQGNRIALMTIHKSKGLEFPVVFLLGASEGILPHSSALEGDRLKDRKAAKLPAAGSFRAGSDSGAAALEEERRLAYVAVTRAREELFISSPARHRGKKAEVSRFMLSAFRSAVAPSRPAATTTSTVSVSRIGVSRVHTSGAAGNARTHTVPVWNCTGARCPGWTRMKAGGAEDHLASKPCPLCSSPMEKSTREVPV from the coding sequence GGTACGGCATCATGAAGGACCGCTGCTGACGCTGGCTGGTGCAGGCTCCGGCAAAACGTCAGTGCTGATCTGCAGAACCGGTTATTTATTGTCCGTGCGGGGGATTTCCCCCAGCCGGATGCTGCTGCTTACCTTCTCCAGCAAAGCGGCAGCGGAGATGCGCGAGCGGATTGCTGTGCTGCCGGGTGTCGCCGAAGGCGATGCCGCGCGCCTGCAGGCCCGTACCTTCCACTCGTTTTTCCTCTATTTTTTACGGCGCCAGGGACTGCGGCAGGACATCTTTCACGAGACACGCCGCCAGCACATCCTGCTGAAGCAGATTATGCGGGAGCTGGGCTTGCCCAAGGATGCCTATCCGCCGGAAACACTGTTGGCCCTGCTGTCTTCCTGCAAGATGAATATGAGGGATGCCGTTACGCTTCCCGAAACGAACACCGCCGAGCAGGAAATGAAGGCCATTCTAACCCGCTATGAGCAGTGGAAACTGGATCATAACAAAATGGACTTTGATGATGTGCTGCTGATTGCCTATAAAATGCTGCTTGATCAGCCCCATCTGCTGCAGGATCTGCAGCAGAAGTTCCAGTACGTCATGGTCGATGAGTTCCAGGATACAAACGAACTGCAATACGAGCTGGTCAAAATGATCGCTTACCCGCACAACAACCTGATGGTTGTCGGTGACGATGACCAGACGATCTATTCCTTTAACGGTGCGCGCAGTGAATTTATTCTGGAATTTGAAAAGCTCTATCCCGGGGCAAAGGTAATCACCCTGGATATCAACTACCGTTCCGGCCCGGCCATTATCGGTCTCGGCAACGGCATCATCCGCCATAACCTGCGCCGCCGTTCCAAAACGCTGCAGGCCGCCAGAAACGGCGGCGCACAGCCCCGCTATCTGCGTCCGCAGACCGCGGACGAGGAAGCGGAGCAGATTGTAGAGCATATCTTAAGTGAAATCGGCAGCGGTAAGAGGGAATACCGCGATTTCACCCTGTTGTACCGGGCCTCCAGCAGCAACCGGGCCGTGCTGGAGCTGCTGCTGTTGCGGGACATTCCGTATATCGATTACGGTGAAGGGCAGCTGCTGTACGAGCACTGGCTGATCCTGCCGGTGCTGGATCATCTGCGGCTGTCACTCAACCGGCGCGATTTTGCCGCAATGGAGAGTATCCTGCCGACCCTGTATATGAGCCGGGAAACCGGCATGGAGCATATCCGGCGGATGGAAGCCGTCCAGCCCAAGCAGGGCCCGCTGATTCATCTCCTCTCCCTCCCGGGGATGGAGGATTTCAAGGGCACCAAGCTGCGCGAGCGGCTGGAGCTGATCCGGGGCCTCGCCGTGCTGACACCGCTGCAGGCGATCCGCCGCATCCGTACCAGCTTCTATGACTACTTCATCGAAGCCAATGAACGCCATCAGGCTACCCTGCACCGCGAGACCCTGAAAGAAATGCTCGATGAGCTGGAAACCTCGGCCGAAAGATTTGACAGCGTCCCTGCTTTTCTTGAGTTCATTGCCAGTATTACTGAACGCAACGAATTAAGCCGCCAGAGCGGACTAAAGGAGCAGGGCAACCGGATTGCGCTGATGACCATCCACAAATCCAAGGGGCTGGAGTTTCCCGTTGTCTTCCTGCTTGGCGCTTCGGAAGGCATCCTGCCCCATAGCTCGGCGCTCGAGGGCGACCGGCTGAAGGACCGCAAGGCTGCCAAATTGCCGGCCGCCGGCAGCTTCAGAGCAGGCAGCGACTCCGGTGCCGCCGCACTGGAGGAAGAGCGCCGGCTCGCCTACGTCGCCGTCACCAGAGCGCGGGAGGAGCTGTTCATCAGCTCTCCGGCCAGACACCGGGGCAAGAAGGCAGAGGTGTCCCGCTTCATGCTGTCTGCCTTCCGCTCTGCTGTTGCGCCGTCCAGACCTGCTGCCACCACGACTTCTACTGTTTCCGTGAGCAGAATCGGAGTGTCCAGGGTGCACACCTCCGGTGCAGCAGGAAACGCCCGGACCCATACAGTTCCCGTCTGGAACTGTACCGGCGCCCGCTGTCCGGGCTGGACCCGGATGAAGGCCGGCGGAGCGGAGGACCACCTGGCCTCCAAGCCCTGCCCGCTGTGCAGCTCGCCGATGGAGAAGAGCACCCGTGAGGTGCCTGTATAA
- a CDS encoding ABC transporter ATP-binding protein: MSSLSNRHAIQIEQLRKSYSAQTTGDVHYIIKDVNLVIKGGEFFVLLGPSGCGKSTLLNMIAGFVSKSGGNLKVDNVEIDRPGRDRAVVFQQADSSLFPWLTVRENVEFGLRMKKTPKAERKEISDRFIQLVGLSGHEKKFPKELSGGMKQRVQLARVLANDPAILLMDEPFGALDAMTRRTMQKELVNIWRETHKTVIFVTHDIQEALLLGERIGIMSVGPSSNITDVYDNPLPFPRDVASPEFYSLYNKIQGHFEE; this comes from the coding sequence ATGTCTTCACTATCCAACCGTCACGCGATTCAGATCGAGCAGCTCCGTAAAAGCTACAGTGCCCAGACAACAGGGGACGTTCATTACATTATTAAAGACGTCAATCTGGTTATCAAAGGCGGAGAATTCTTCGTGCTGCTCGGTCCGAGCGGCTGCGGCAAATCGACACTGCTTAACATGATCGCCGGGTTTGTCTCCAAATCGGGAGGCAATCTGAAGGTGGACAATGTCGAGATTGACCGGCCGGGCAGAGACCGTGCGGTAGTCTTCCAGCAGGCGGATTCTTCCCTGTTCCCCTGGCTGACGGTCCGGGAGAATGTCGAGTTCGGGCTGCGGATGAAGAAGACACCAAAGGCCGAGCGCAAGGAGATATCAGACCGTTTCATCCAGCTGGTCGGCTTGTCCGGGCATGAAAAGAAGTTCCCGAAGGAGCTGTCGGGCGGCATGAAGCAGCGCGTGCAGCTGGCCCGGGTACTGGCGAATGATCCGGCCATTCTGCTGATGGATGAACCGTTCGGCGCGCTGGATGCGATGACCCGGCGTACCATGCAGAAGGAGCTGGTCAATATCTGGCGGGAGACGCATAAGACGGTTATTTTCGTCACCCATGATATTCAGGAGGCGCTGCTGCTCGGGGAGCGGATCGGCATCATGTCGGTCGGCCCCTCCTCCAACATCACGGATGTTTATGACAATCCGCTGCCTTTTCCGCGGGACGTGGCTTCCCCTGAGTTCTACTCGCTGTATAACAAGATTCAGGGTCATTTTGAAGAATAG
- a CDS encoding aryl-sulfate sulfotransferase — protein MGHSTIYPTGATVYNPAKAWSGYTVYQAGEEGVVLIDMNGKEVHLWQGLLGFPAKILPGGYVLGSTGRRDPKFGIQDNVDLVQVDWDGNIVWKFNGYEHIEDPGYEPLWYARQHHDYQREGNPVGYYAPGLDPQVHSGKTLILAHKNLHNHEISNKELLDDTILEVDWDGKIIWEWKASDHFAELGFDEAARNVLFRDPNTRSFGHLGGGVGDWLHINSASYVGPNKFYDNGDERFHPDNIIWDAREANIIAITDRATGAVVWRLGPDYSLPELKHIGWIIGQHHAHIIPKGLPGEGNVLVFDNGGWGGYGLPNPASPFGQKNAVRDHSRILEINPVTFEIEWQYTSAEAGFSVPTDSYKFYSPYISSAQRLPNGNTLITEGSNGRLFEVTAEHEIVWEYVSPYTDRRNTNMVYRSYRVPYAWVPQLAKPQETEIEPIDVTTFRVPGAAPKGSDSVVSVATTLPFVEGAACVATSDEGVLQRKG, from the coding sequence ATGGGACACTCAACTATTTACCCGACAGGAGCTACTGTATACAACCCGGCCAAGGCATGGAGCGGTTATACCGTCTATCAGGCAGGCGAGGAAGGGGTCGTGCTGATTGACATGAACGGCAAGGAGGTCCATCTGTGGCAGGGCCTGCTGGGCTTTCCCGCCAAAATCCTCCCAGGCGGCTATGTGCTGGGCAGCACAGGCAGAAGAGACCCGAAATTCGGCATTCAGGACAATGTCGATCTGGTGCAGGTGGACTGGGACGGCAATATAGTCTGGAAGTTTAATGGTTATGAGCACATTGAAGACCCGGGCTATGAGCCGCTGTGGTATGCCCGCCAGCATCATGACTATCAGCGCGAAGGCAATCCGGTAGGCTATTATGCTCCGGGCCTTGACCCGCAGGTGCATAGCGGCAAGACGCTGATCCTGGCTCATAAGAACCTGCATAACCATGAAATCTCCAACAAAGAGCTGCTGGATGACACGATCCTGGAAGTGGACTGGGACGGTAAAATCATCTGGGAGTGGAAGGCCAGCGATCATTTTGCCGAGCTGGGCTTTGACGAGGCGGCGCGCAATGTATTGTTCCGTGATCCGAATACCCGCTCCTTTGGCCATCTGGGCGGCGGCGTAGGCGACTGGCTGCATATCAACTCGGCTTCCTACGTAGGCCCGAACAAATTTTACGATAACGGGGATGAGCGTTTCCACCCGGACAACATCATCTGGGATGCGCGTGAAGCGAACATCATCGCCATTACCGACAGAGCAACCGGAGCTGTTGTTTGGCGGCTCGGACCGGACTACTCTCTGCCTGAACTGAAGCATATCGGCTGGATTATCGGCCAGCATCATGCCCATATCATTCCTAAGGGCCTGCCGGGCGAAGGAAATGTGCTTGTATTCGATAACGGCGGATGGGGCGGGTACGGCCTGCCGAATCCGGCATCGCCTTTTGGCCAGAAGAATGCTGTGCGCGACCACTCACGGATTCTGGAGATTAACCCGGTTACTTTTGAAATCGAGTGGCAATACACCTCGGCAGAGGCCGGCTTCTCCGTCCCTACGGATTCTTACAAATTCTATAGCCCGTATATCAGCTCCGCCCAGCGTTTGCCGAACGGCAACACACTCATTACGGAAGGCTCCAACGGCCGCCTGTTCGAGGTAACCGCAGAGCATGAAATCGTCTGGGAATACGTCTCTCCGTATACAGACCGCCGCAATACCAATATGGTGTACCGTTCTTACCGCGTGCCTTACGCCTGGGTTCCGCAGCTTGCGAAGCCGCAGGAAACAGAGATCGAACCGATTGATGTAACAACCTTCAGAGTACCGGGTGCAGCGCCAAAAGGCTCGGATTCTGTAGTAAGTGTAGCTACCACCCTGCCGTTCGTGGAGGGAGCCGCATGCGTGGCAACATCAGATGAAGGCGTGCTGCAGCGTAAAGGTTAG
- a CDS encoding ABC transporter permease, whose product MKWVEKKWVSVTLLWLAALCIWQLGALIYGPDVIPGPWATLQGGRELLSDGTLMQYIGISFYRVLVGWVLGSLLAVPVGLIIGKVNIIRIFAEPFLNFIRFIPPIAFITLFLVWFGIGEQSKIALIMYATFFIVVLNTLTGVMAVEEDKIRSARSMGASEWQILLHVIVPATTPYIFTGIRLAMGTSYMAIIGAEMIASNEGVGYLIWNSRLFFRTDWIFVGLFCLGFMGFFTDRLFNWFGRKVLYRYGVVSVAARKR is encoded by the coding sequence ATGAAATGGGTGGAGAAAAAATGGGTCTCCGTCACGCTGCTGTGGCTGGCCGCTTTATGCATCTGGCAGCTGGGGGCGCTGATCTACGGTCCTGACGTTATTCCGGGGCCGTGGGCCACGCTGCAGGGCGGCCGCGAGCTGCTTAGTGACGGTACCCTGATGCAGTACATCGGGATCAGCTTTTACCGGGTGCTGGTGGGCTGGGTGCTCGGCAGCCTGCTGGCTGTTCCGGTGGGCCTGATCATCGGCAAAGTGAATATTATCCGGATTTTTGCCGAGCCGTTCCTGAACTTTATCCGCTTTATACCGCCGATTGCCTTCATCACCCTGTTTCTGGTCTGGTTCGGAATCGGGGAGCAGTCCAAGATTGCCCTGATCATGTACGCCACATTTTTTATCGTGGTGCTGAACACCCTAACCGGCGTGATGGCGGTGGAGGAGGACAAAATCCGCTCCGCCCGCAGCATGGGGGCCAGCGAATGGCAGATACTGCTGCATGTCATCGTTCCGGCGACCACGCCGTATATTTTCACGGGTATCCGCCTGGCAATGGGCACTTCCTATATGGCGATTATCGGCGCTGAAATGATCGCTTCAAACGAGGGTGTGGGCTATCTAATCTGGAACTCGCGGCTGTTTTTCCGGACGGACTGGATTTTTGTAGGGCTGTTCTGCCTCGGCTTCATGGGCTTCTTTACGGACCGGCTGTTTAACTGGTTTGGCCGCAAGGTGCTGTACCGGTATGGTGTGGTGAGTGTGGCAGCGCGCAAGCGTTAG